The DNA segment gactaaacaacagacagcccaattgggccgtatttaagcttcacaacgcgcgcggtagtaacatatctggtttgagtatttcatcattgatcACATCTGGTGCCCgcataatactttatctatggtttccagctcccaataaattaaaaatatatatgtcattttaaaatttaaattttaggttatctttttatttacaatttacatcaataatattattattttttaagtaaaatatttgattacATAAGTTATAAGAATGCCTGCTCCGGATTTACTTTCGAGTCAAGGATTACGACTAGATGGAAGAAGGCCCGATGAGTTGAGACGAATAAGATGTAAATTGGGGGTATTCACGCAGCCAGACGGGAGTGCTTATTTAGAACAAGgcaatacaaaagttttagctGCTGTTTATGGTCCTCATCAGGTACTGTTAAAGTAATTTtgtcaataaaaatacttttgaaaTGCAGATGTTAAAAAGGCCTTAATATTTGTGTGTATGTATCTTATATCGTTGGATTTCacagtagatatatttaacaacaataactataaactactacaaacaataattatattatcatttgtttttattaaataaatattaccaaATTACTGTTTTACAGGCTGCAAAATCAAAAAGTTCAACAGAGGGTGTAGTGGTTAATTGCCAATACAGTATGGCTACTTTTTCAACAGGTAAACTAaagctttttattattaataaaatattgtacattAGACCTTTTTGGAATATCTATGgttacttacaattttttttaatgtaatgatTTAAACtagtttaaagtaaaatgtttcTAAATTCTTCCTGTAGAAGGTAAACTATATTTTTAGGTGAAAGAAAAAATCGTCCTCGTGGTGATCGTAAGTCTCAAGAAATGTCTATGCACCTTAGACAAGCATTAACTGCAGCTATAAAGACGGAGCTGTACCCTCGGTCACAAATTGATGTTTACGTAGAAGTTTTACAGGTATACCATGTAGACTAAATCTTGTAAATGCAAAGAGTGTTTTTGTTTGTCTCTTACCCTTTTGTGTATCttcttttttatgtttattatgaacAATAGATAATTTGAAGTTTCATAAAAGAGCTTATACAGATTGTTTGGGTGAACACCTGTATAAACCCCACTAAAAAAAATgctgtcttcatacccatacaaattgccctgATCGGCAATTCGTATGGGTATGACAATGGATTTTTTTGAGCTCCCAGCATTGTTcccaaagtaaaaaaaaaacaattaatggacacgacgcgtcgcccgcgcgtgacgtgcccccgcgcgaGCGCCTCCCCCCGCGACACCCCCGCTCATCCCCCTGCGCCGCGAGtaaccgttctgcaacgattttaaataggataaaatatgtaattaaaaaaaaataacacccaattttttttgttaaatgtactctcctaatgatacctaagccctggaaaaaaattgtcAGGAAGTTTTAATTGCATCCAGtattacaagaaaaaaaatatttaaccataGGCAatccttattatattatgtcgcagGCACATTGTATAATCCGCTgttttacattacggctagctgttttaaaaaaaaggGCCGTTTTATAATGCAGCGATTTATTGATTAGCCGgattgaatgcggctgaatGAAAAAACGCTGGAATGTATTCGGCGCCATACGTTATTCAAAACGGCTAGCCATGTAATAAAGCGAAAGATAAGTCGCCTCTTTGACAGTTTTTAGTTCCGATTCTTAATACTCTTGGCGCTGCCTGTGACATAACAGCTTGGCGTTGGATACCGAAAGTGTGTTGCTAAATTGCGAAGTTTTGAGTGAATTAAACAAAGAAATCAGTAAATTTCAGAACAATTTTCAGGTGCAATTAAAGAATTTCTAATAATAATCTCGATGTAAAACAGTAAAGAAAGTATCGGTACGAAGAAAGTGcgatgcggctaaacgtgggccgccATATAgaagaacgtatcgcaatgacaatccggctaatcgttaaaccgccgcattacaaaacgccTTAATGTAAAACGGCGGATTATGCAATacgcctgcgacatatataagaACCGCCTCTGGCGGTGAAAGCCTCCTccaatttttgccatttttttctgtctcgactctcgagccAGTGTGAACAAcctgtatataaaattattattgatggatTTTGTTGATGTACGATTATTATCTTGCTAGGCGGACGGCGGCGCGTACTGCGCATGCGTGAACGCGGCGACGCTGGCGCTCGTGGACGCGGGCGTGCCGATGCGTGCGTACGCGTGCGCAAGCACAGCGTCGATGGCGTGGCGGGAGGGCGTGCCCGCGCCGCTCGTCGACGTCGGACACGTCGAGGAAGCGGCGGGGGGCGTGGTTCTCACTGTTGCCAGTTTACCTAACACTGGTATGTGATTATTTACAGAGAATTTCTCCAACATTATAGgtatagcttgtcaaaaaagagtagacactgaaaattattttgaaatcacataaaaagtataaaaacatTATATGGGGATCAAAATGTGTCAAGGTTCCTTTATaatagtactagatgacgcccgcaactccgttgcgccaaaactcgtttatcgcgcgggaaccgtacatttctcagagaaaaaagtatcctatgtcctttcccaggactcaaagtatctccatgccaaatttcagcaaaattgattcagcggtttgagcgtgaagaggtaacagacagacacactttcgcatttataatattagtatggattgcatccgcccgtaaaatcctgcatgaatcgtttttttcgatcaaatatattttaaaataatctttagaacgtatagaatggattaatgttgggttgccttgtcataagtagccgcaagtacctctaattaagtttaatgttcatgagataaatgcataatttgaataaattatttttttagtaaattttacatcatttgaaagaaaatgacgagacaaaataaggtataaatggtagccagctctaagtcggccgcaacctagggggatattagattatcatatatattggatccgagatcattgagtcaatgatattggataatgtaatatagacatatgattcatttcttccttgatcatagatttttgacatttgctgagagatttgATCCAATACCGTCATAGAAAtgggtgttgccagttatttaatataaaaaagagtttttaatttcttgttcgttaatatggttcaaataatgtaatgtaattatttttctatacttggataatcttgctgaaataacaaaaaacaagccatattaaaaatgacgatgtcttttgacacatcgaattctctgagatctagtaaccctgacgtcaatacctgtcagcgttagcgttctccattggctattgaaatcacatatgacgtaaaataggatcaatgaaatatgataatgtaataagcagatcaaatgatcatatatattggatcctatatatgatcatagaaatgatccaatataaatgatcatgtaataccccccctagggttgccagcccgtacacagacatagttcttcatcaaaattgaagcatcgatttttttaattattttgatacaaaattaaagttttatgcattttgtacatgaatatccatgattgccagttgcacgatagccgcaaactggggttgcaatcacttttgtatatgacaaatgttctggcctacaattattatgcctggctggatttgaggacgtcgagaacccgcaagattgctatttttatttaacaggcgtttttatttttatatacaactAGCTATCATAATACACACCGAGGCCACGAAACAGAGGTATGATAGATCAAAATCCTTCAAATATGTAGCCCACCCTTGTTTAAAGACTTCCGCAATACACCCgaagtacaatatctttctagaaacaaaatgtttCTAGTAGGctacatttgaaaaaaaattgaataaagtcggtaattaacttccatgggcactaAGATTGTAAGTAAGGAAAAATGAAAAAGTCCTGGATTTAATGGAATTATGAAAATTAGTGCATTTATTATGAGCAACACCGGAAAACTCTTCCAAaaagaatacatttttataataagtgacttttgattgtgcatatttcggccattttttcgtgcatatttcggcactttgatcgtgcatacaatccgatgtctagtgatGACAATTAGAAAATTTTTATCAGcatctactctttcttgacagactgcaAGGACATGTACTTTCCACTTTTTAGTATAAATTGGGATACAGCAGGCTTATTATCATTAGAAACAGGAAAGAATGGACacactgacagattttaatgccaaaatggcggattatctttttttattttttattgtttattaggctaaaaaaaacaatatcataatataaaatacgtttaCACACAGTCTTACTCTATACATATAAGTAATTGTGATATCCACATCATTTACcacatatataatatgtaaaatgttatttaagtttaattataagtagTTGAGATTTTAACCTTGATTGATTAGCAGGCGGCATCTTTGTCCgtaactttgtctattcttctgtAAAAAGAAACCGCTTCtgtggtgaccatgctaagcctacaAGACAGTATATTCCATCCAACTTGATGTTCTCCATTTTATCTGTCTTCTATTCTTTTGTTTTAAACCTTTTTGTACTTGTAGACTTTGGAATTaactaacaatattatattccagGTAGCATTGCATTACTGGATATGTCACACAGACTACACATGGATTATTTCGACATAGTACTAAGCCGGGCAATGCAGGGTTGCAGGGATATTgaggtttttatattttttattataatatgtatcatcATGTTTTGCACTTGTTTGATGGTAAGTACTTAAAGTGGTTTGTCAGACAAGAATTTACTAGTAACGACATATAAATTACTATCATTAATATATCCAACTATCCAAAGAAATATTGCTAACTAGCGACCTGCCCTAGCTTCGCacggatataaaatatattattatagcctatgtcacttaTTTGATGATTAAAATCGAAGTGCGCAGGGCAAGTTCCAGAAGGCCACGCGCATGCCAtgcactatttacacgaaccgtTTGACGTTTCAATGCACTTTTGCCCACCTGTAGCTCAGTGTCTATTGCGAgtgcaaacataaaattaaacctacgtaattatatactagtacttacttaattacagATTGTACTTGACAAAGCAGTAAGGGAACATTTGGCTGAAGGATGGACAAAACAAGATGCAGTtacaatatgaaataaatttaattttaaacctactattagatttattttaagCTCCCAAAGCGCCATAGAGGCTCGAAACAGTACCTATTCTACTATTTTACTGCAACAATAACGCAGCTTGGTTCCTTGATCAAGTTACAAATATGGTATTCtctcataaaaataaagttgATTTGGAATAGGAGTGCAAATTAAAAACTAACTTAAGACTTATGTGTTTATTAATATTAGAGATCTGAacaaaataagaaatataaataatatatacagtCTATGTTAAAACTAACTATATTAGAGGTAAGTTAATAGGTACACA comes from the Aricia agestis chromosome 6, ilAriAges1.1, whole genome shotgun sequence genome and includes:
- the LOC121727730 gene encoding exosome complex component RRP41, whose product is MPAPDLLSSQGLRLDGRRPDELRRIRCKLGVFTQPDGSAYLEQGNTKVLAAVYGPHQAAKSKSSTEGVVVNCQYSMATFSTGERKNRPRGDRKSQEMSMHLRQALTAAIKTELYPRSQIDVYVEVLQADGGAYCACVNAATLALVDAGVPMRAYACASTASMAWREGVPAPLVDVGHVEEAAGGVVLTVASLPNTGSIALLDMSHRLHMDYFDIVLSRAMQGCRDIEIVLDKAVREHLAEGWTKQDAVTI